A genomic segment from Actinomadura hallensis encodes:
- a CDS encoding ABC transporter ATP-binding protein has protein sequence MLQITGLTHSYADGHKAIDGLDLTVPDGQLLSIVGPSGCGKSTLLRAIAGLIRPTGGRITLDGKPINGVPDDLAVVFQDYSRSLFPWLTVRDNVALPLRRRGKSRAERRAAAQEALESVGLPDAGRKYPWQLSGGMQQRVSIARALAFRPSLMLMDEPFGSVDAQTREDLEDLVLQVHRTEKMTILLVTHDIDESVYVGDRVVVLNKSPARVHADLPVGLPSVRDQIDTRSLPEFIQLRAEIGRLVRGGAREPGAEPVGAQAAAANDVKDSGGESA, from the coding sequence ATGCTTCAAATTACCGGCCTCACCCACTCCTACGCCGACGGGCACAAGGCCATCGACGGCCTCGATCTCACCGTGCCCGACGGCCAGCTGCTGAGCATCGTCGGCCCGTCCGGCTGCGGCAAGTCGACCCTGCTGCGCGCCATCGCCGGGCTGATCCGCCCGACCGGCGGGAGGATCACCCTCGACGGCAAGCCGATCAACGGGGTGCCCGACGACCTCGCGGTGGTCTTCCAGGACTACAGCCGCTCGCTGTTCCCCTGGCTGACCGTCCGCGACAACGTGGCGCTCCCCCTGCGCCGGCGCGGCAAGTCGCGCGCGGAGCGGCGGGCCGCGGCGCAGGAGGCCCTGGAGTCGGTGGGCCTGCCGGACGCGGGCCGCAAGTACCCGTGGCAGCTGTCCGGCGGCATGCAGCAGCGCGTGTCGATCGCGCGGGCGCTGGCCTTCCGTCCCTCGCTGATGCTGATGGACGAGCCGTTCGGCTCCGTGGACGCCCAGACCCGGGAGGACCTGGAGGACCTCGTCCTGCAGGTGCACCGCACGGAGAAGATGACGATCCTCCTGGTCACCCACGACATCGACGAGAGCGTCTATGTCGGTGACCGCGTCGTCGTGCTCAACAAGTCCCCCGCCCGAGTGCACGCCGACCTGCCGGTCGGGCTGCCCTCGGTCCGCGACCAGATCGACACGCGGAGCCTGCCCGAGTTCATCCAGCTGCGAGCCGAGATCGGCCGGCTGGTGCGCGGCGGCGCGCGGGAGCCGGGCGCGGAGCCCGTCGGAGCGCAGGCGGCCGCGGCGAACGACGTGAAGGACTCCGGCGGCGAGTCGGCCTGA
- a CDS encoding ABC transporter permease — protein sequence MKVLKGLRGFVERAWLVVIVAVLWELVTRAVDETYFPPPTTILGALHELWFSGPASSLFLTENATDDFSTSLTNLFVGWGAAGAVGVVVGVAIGRSRVLYDMASPVLEFLRAVPPPTLLPFFIIVFQLGATMQIVTIAFGVVWPVLLNTCDGVRTVDTLQLDTARVFGLSRFRQLVTVILPGAAPKIAAGLRVALSFALILMVISELFGSTAGIGSELIGAQRSFELPRMWAGIVMLGILGFLFNAVFVLLERRLLAWHIGAQRLAN from the coding sequence ATGAAGGTCCTCAAGGGGCTGCGCGGGTTCGTCGAGCGCGCCTGGCTCGTCGTCATCGTCGCGGTGCTGTGGGAGCTCGTCACCCGGGCGGTCGACGAGACCTATTTCCCGCCGCCCACGACGATCCTCGGGGCGCTGCACGAGCTGTGGTTCTCCGGGCCGGCGTCGAGCCTGTTCCTCACCGAGAACGCGACCGACGACTTCTCCACCAGCCTCACCAACCTCTTCGTCGGATGGGGCGCCGCCGGCGCCGTCGGCGTCGTGGTGGGCGTGGCGATCGGAAGGTCGCGGGTCCTCTACGACATGGCGAGCCCGGTGCTGGAGTTCCTGCGCGCGGTGCCGCCCCCGACCCTGCTCCCGTTCTTCATCATCGTGTTCCAGCTCGGCGCCACCATGCAGATCGTCACGATCGCGTTCGGCGTGGTGTGGCCGGTGCTGCTGAACACCTGCGACGGCGTCCGCACCGTGGACACCCTGCAGCTGGACACGGCCAGGGTGTTCGGCCTCAGCCGGTTCCGGCAGCTGGTGACCGTCATCCTCCCGGGCGCGGCGCCGAAGATCGCCGCGGGGCTGCGGGTGGCGCTGTCGTTCGCCCTGATCCTCATGGTCATCTCCGAGCTGTTCGGCAGCACGGCGGGCATCGGCTCCGAGCTCATCGGCGCCCAGCGCTCGTTCGAGCTGCCCCGAATGTGGGCCGGCATCGTCATGCTGGGCATCCTCGGCTTCCTGTTCAACGCCGTCTTCGTGCTCCTGGAGCGCCGCCTGCTGGCCTGGCACATCGGCGCTCAGCGGCTCGCGAACTGA
- a CDS encoding ABC transporter permease, producing MNFRRVLLGAAGVAGVVAVLEVVSRAGLIDESALPPATTVLWEAAKLGVDQEFLVDVGATLQAWFGGLALAVLVAVPLGVLLGSVPLLGTAARALVELMRPIPSVALIPLAIILFADPTQMKMSLIFYACLWPILINTLYALRDVDPVAKDSLRSFGFGTPSVLWRVSLPSAAPFITTGVRIAASVALIVVISTELLAGGIDGVGIYLSSTQAGGGRTDLLLAGAVWAGVLGLLANLALLGLERIAFRWHSARVEGVT from the coding sequence ATGAATTTTCGCCGTGTCCTTTTGGGCGCCGCCGGGGTGGCCGGGGTGGTCGCCGTCCTCGAGGTCGTGAGTCGCGCCGGCCTCATCGACGAGTCCGCCCTCCCCCCGGCGACGACCGTCTTGTGGGAGGCCGCGAAGCTCGGCGTCGACCAGGAGTTCCTCGTCGACGTCGGGGCCACGCTCCAGGCGTGGTTCGGCGGGCTCGCGCTGGCGGTGCTCGTGGCGGTGCCGCTGGGCGTTCTGCTCGGCTCGGTGCCGCTGCTGGGCACCGCCGCCCGCGCGCTCGTCGAGCTGATGCGGCCCATCCCCTCGGTCGCGCTGATTCCGCTCGCCATCATCCTGTTCGCCGACCCCACGCAGATGAAGATGTCCCTCATCTTCTACGCGTGCCTGTGGCCGATCCTCATCAACACCTTGTACGCGCTCCGCGACGTCGATCCGGTCGCCAAGGACAGCCTGCGCAGCTTCGGGTTCGGCACACCGTCGGTGCTGTGGCGCGTCTCGCTGCCGAGCGCCGCGCCGTTCATCACCACCGGCGTCAGGATCGCCGCGTCCGTCGCGCTCATCGTCGTGATCAGCACCGAGCTGCTGGCCGGCGGCATCGACGGCGTCGGCATCTACCTCAGCTCCACGCAGGCCGGAGGAGGCCGCACCGACCTGCTCCTGGCCGGCGCGGTCTGGGCCGGGGTGCTCGGACTGCTGGCCAACCTGGCGCTGCTCGGACTAGAACGGATTGCGTTCAGGTGGCACTCGGCAAGGGTGGAGGGTGTCACATGA
- a CDS encoding ABC transporter substrate-binding protein, whose amino-acid sequence MSASHRRTFIGGALAIALSLTAVACGDSDDSSSASGLEKTKITLGTMTVADTAPVQIAIDKGLFKAEGLEVTTQVIQGGAAGIPLLKSGRLDFSFGNYVSLLTAAVKDPGFKPKIVAEGFQSDSKTHTLMVRKDSPYRTIEDLKGKKIGVNTKRNISTLLVRAAGKPQNIDFDEDKDFVEIAPPAMEQALKSESVEAVQAIEPFGTQMQQSMGARMVADLSSGATADFPIAGYAATEKFIQEHPKTTAAFQRALQKAQGMAADRKLVQDTLPTYAKGIDEKVAATMNYGSFPTTLSATRLQRVADVMLQFGYVDEKIDIKQYIAESAA is encoded by the coding sequence ATGTCTGCTTCCCACCGCCGCACGTTCATCGGCGGAGCACTCGCCATCGCCCTGAGCCTCACCGCGGTCGCCTGCGGCGATTCCGACGACTCCTCCTCGGCCAGCGGCCTGGAGAAGACCAAGATCACTCTTGGCACCATGACGGTCGCCGACACCGCGCCCGTCCAGATCGCCATCGACAAGGGCCTTTTCAAAGCCGAGGGCCTGGAGGTGACGACGCAGGTCATCCAGGGCGGCGCCGCCGGAATCCCGCTGCTGAAGAGCGGCCGTCTCGACTTCAGCTTCGGCAACTACGTCTCGCTGCTCACCGCCGCGGTCAAGGACCCCGGCTTCAAGCCGAAGATCGTCGCCGAGGGCTTCCAGAGCGACTCCAAGACCCACACCCTGATGGTGCGCAAGGACTCCCCGTACCGCACGATCGAGGACCTCAAGGGCAAGAAGATCGGCGTCAACACCAAGCGCAACATCAGCACGCTGCTCGTCCGGGCCGCCGGCAAGCCCCAGAACATCGACTTCGACGAGGACAAGGACTTCGTGGAGATCGCTCCGCCCGCCATGGAGCAGGCCCTGAAGTCCGAGAGCGTCGAGGCCGTCCAGGCGATCGAGCCGTTCGGCACCCAGATGCAGCAGTCGATGGGCGCCCGCATGGTCGCCGACCTTTCCAGCGGCGCCACCGCCGACTTCCCGATCGCCGGCTACGCCGCCACCGAGAAGTTCATCCAGGAGCACCCGAAGACCACCGCCGCGTTCCAGCGCGCGCTTCAGAAGGCCCAGGGCATGGCGGCCGACCGTAAGCTCGTGCAGGACACGCTGCCCACCTACGCCAAGGGCATCGACGAGAAGGTCGCAGCGACCATGAACTACGGCTCGTTCCCGACCACGCTGAGCGCCACCCGCCTCCAGCGCGTGGCGGACGTGATGCTCCAGTTCGGCTACGTCGACGAAAAGATCGACATCAAGCAGTACATCGCCGAATCCGCCGCATGA
- a CDS encoding sensor histidine kinase: MAPQSPQPSPSASEDAPKRGFLGGRFRLRNWRVRTRLFALIAVPTIVAALLAGFRVQVSMDDADAFRRTGDMATLGKELTALAHEVENERDAMALRAAGGARAVDDEELKSRQEAVDAAARKVQEAAGNLDVEAPGLRLAVGNVLDRVNDLPALRSLAVRLAPGPIIDKYGEFIEDFGSYHLLVSQDAPTPELAQSALALADLTSAKDAASRERALIGAALWEGQFLPIDRAAVDDARADLNTSIEAFRASSSAAQQQLFEDTVAGPELDRAEVTRLRTLAVADSSPELKVRLGARVASGWTTDSSARIDKLRTVEQNIASDLAAKANEAKSSAQTDAIRDGTLLFIVLAIVLATVILVARSLVRPLRRLQSGALEVAGTRLPGLVDRLRDPEAAAGGIEVEPIDIDSTDEIGQVARAFDEVHREAVRLAADEAVLRGNINAMFVNLSRRSQSLIERQLKLIEELEQSERDEEQLANLFRLDHLATRMRRNNENLLVLGGQEQVRRWNQPVPLIDVVRASLSEVEQYERVALRVQGDMTVAGPAVNDLVHLLAELVENATVFSADHTKVTVSGQMLSGGGAMLQITDNGVGMSAEELEQANWRLANPPVIDFSAARRMGLFVVGRLAVRHGIRVELRAAQGGGLTAFVVLPDAVISPGESGGIGARGFNGREADGQQLAALTGAAAEPSAGGTGAFRQDDYGPSGTGAHPVAGGTGPLRSLRGATGPQPAMNETGPIPASGGHPNTGPMPAVQPGDPGRPGNGRPPADDPYQPGDGQPPRRPGELPVRRPGAQLPSRPADDGQSNGLFQPRSERQDAATGGDGSYDGAYDPGGPQSVVPEAQPMVPEQGAPRIPWETGPLEQVGGDSGQRQDPYGDAPQTGSAPGRRASRWETGEMARQGPAQPGGTPGTHPADEPVHEPHAPEPSMRASQQPASDRPRGPERSPIFDAMQSEWFMRRSGDTGEDPGRGWESPADAGFRAAEAARRPVAATRTSVGLPKRVPGKNRVPGAVGRAAAPAGNAQAGAGPAQGGAAPQGHAPGQAAQGRQAPGGPAQDRQGYGQSADVVRSRFASLQRGVHRGRHEARGAGTSGEAPSQGDGETGGTR; encoded by the coding sequence ATGGCCCCGCAGTCCCCCCAGCCAAGCCCGTCTGCCAGCGAAGACGCCCCCAAGCGAGGCTTCCTGGGAGGCCGGTTCCGGCTGCGCAACTGGCGCGTGCGGACGCGCCTTTTCGCCCTCATCGCGGTGCCCACGATCGTGGCCGCACTCCTTGCGGGCTTCCGGGTCCAGGTCTCCATGGACGACGCCGACGCCTTTCGCCGGACCGGCGATATGGCTACGCTCGGTAAGGAACTGACTGCGCTCGCCCACGAGGTGGAGAACGAGCGCGACGCGATGGCGCTCCGCGCCGCGGGAGGCGCCCGCGCCGTCGACGACGAGGAGCTGAAGTCCCGTCAGGAGGCGGTGGACGCCGCCGCCCGCAAGGTGCAGGAGGCGGCCGGGAACCTCGACGTCGAGGCGCCCGGGCTGCGGCTCGCGGTCGGCAACGTCCTCGACCGGGTGAACGACCTGCCCGCGCTGCGGTCGCTGGCCGTCCGGCTCGCACCCGGCCCGATCATCGACAAGTACGGCGAGTTCATCGAGGACTTCGGCTCCTACCACCTGCTGGTCTCCCAGGACGCTCCCACGCCCGAGCTCGCGCAGAGCGCGCTGGCCCTCGCCGACCTGACCAGCGCCAAGGACGCCGCGTCCCGCGAGCGGGCCCTCATCGGCGCGGCCCTGTGGGAGGGGCAGTTCCTGCCGATCGACCGCGCCGCCGTCGACGACGCCCGCGCCGACCTGAACACGAGCATCGAGGCGTTCCGCGCCTCGTCCAGCGCGGCGCAGCAGCAGCTCTTCGAGGACACCGTCGCCGGTCCCGAGCTGGACCGCGCGGAGGTCACCCGGCTGCGGACCCTCGCGGTCGCCGACTCCTCCCCGGAACTGAAGGTCAGGCTGGGCGCCCGCGTCGCGAGCGGCTGGACCACCGACTCCAGCGCCCGCATCGACAAGCTGCGGACGGTCGAGCAGAACATCGCCTCCGACTTGGCGGCCAAGGCCAACGAGGCCAAGTCCAGCGCCCAGACCGACGCGATCCGCGACGGGACGTTGCTGTTCATCGTCCTCGCGATCGTGCTGGCGACCGTCATCCTGGTGGCCCGCTCGCTGGTGCGCCCGCTGCGGCGGCTGCAGTCCGGCGCGCTGGAGGTGGCCGGCACCCGGCTGCCGGGCCTGGTCGACCGGCTGCGCGATCCCGAGGCGGCCGCGGGCGGCATCGAGGTCGAGCCCATCGACATCGACTCGACGGACGAGATCGGCCAGGTCGCCCGGGCCTTCGACGAGGTCCACCGCGAGGCGGTCCGGCTGGCGGCCGACGAGGCGGTCCTGCGAGGCAACATCAACGCGATGTTCGTCAACCTCTCGCGCCGCAGCCAGTCCCTGATCGAGCGCCAGCTGAAGCTGATCGAGGAGCTGGAGCAGAGCGAGCGCGACGAGGAGCAGCTCGCGAACCTGTTCCGGCTGGACCACCTCGCGACCCGCATGCGCCGCAACAATGAGAACCTCCTCGTCCTGGGCGGACAGGAGCAGGTGCGCCGGTGGAACCAGCCCGTGCCGCTGATCGACGTCGTGCGCGCCTCCCTGTCCGAGGTTGAGCAGTACGAACGGGTCGCGCTCCGGGTTCAGGGCGACATGACGGTCGCCGGCCCCGCCGTCAACGACCTCGTCCACCTGCTGGCCGAGCTGGTGGAGAACGCCACGGTGTTCTCCGCCGACCACACCAAGGTGACCGTCTCCGGCCAGATGCTGAGCGGCGGCGGCGCCATGCTCCAGATCACCGACAACGGCGTCGGCATGTCGGCCGAGGAGCTGGAGCAGGCCAACTGGCGGCTCGCGAACCCGCCCGTCATCGACTTCTCCGCGGCCCGCCGCATGGGCCTGTTCGTGGTCGGCCGCCTGGCCGTCCGGCACGGGATCCGGGTGGAGCTGCGCGCCGCGCAGGGCGGCGGGCTCACCGCGTTCGTCGTGCTGCCGGACGCGGTGATCAGCCCCGGCGAGTCCGGCGGGATCGGCGCCCGCGGCTTCAACGGGCGCGAGGCCGACGGCCAGCAGCTCGCCGCGCTGACCGGCGCGGCCGCCGAGCCGTCCGCCGGCGGCACCGGCGCGTTCCGCCAGGACGACTACGGCCCGTCCGGGACCGGCGCCCACCCGGTGGCCGGCGGGACCGGGCCGCTGCGCTCCCTGCGGGGCGCGACCGGACCCCAGCCGGCGATGAACGAGACCGGGCCGATCCCCGCCTCCGGCGGCCACCCGAACACCGGGCCGATGCCCGCCGTCCAGCCCGGCGACCCCGGCCGGCCCGGGAACGGGCGTCCCCCCGCCGACGACCCCTACCAGCCGGGCGACGGGCAGCCGCCGCGCCGGCCGGGCGAGCTGCCCGTCCGCCGGCCCGGGGCCCAGCTGCCGTCGCGCCCGGCGGACGACGGGCAGTCCAACGGGCTGTTCCAGCCGCGCAGCGAGCGCCAGGACGCGGCCACCGGAGGCGACGGCTCCTACGACGGGGCCTACGACCCGGGCGGCCCGCAGTCCGTCGTCCCGGAGGCCCAGCCGATGGTGCCCGAGCAGGGCGCGCCGCGGATCCCGTGGGAGACCGGGCCGCTGGAGCAGGTCGGCGGGGACTCCGGGCAGCGGCAGGACCCCTACGGCGACGCCCCGCAGACCGGCTCCGCGCCGGGGCGGCGCGCGTCGCGGTGGGAGACGGGAGAGATGGCGCGGCAGGGCCCGGCGCAGCCGGGCGGGACGCCGGGGACGCATCCGGCGGACGAGCCGGTCCACGAGCCGCACGCCCCGGAACCGTCCATGCGGGCGTCGCAGCAGCCGGCCTCCGACCGGCCGCGGGGGCCCGAACGCTCGCCCATCTTCGACGCGATGCAATCGGAGTGGTTCATGCGGAGGTCGGGAGACACGGGGGAGGACCCCGGGCGGGGCTGGGAATCCCCCGCGGACGCGGGTTTCCGCGCCGCCGAGGCGGCCCGCCGGCCCGTGGCGGCGACGCGCACGAGCGTCGGGCTCCCCAAGCGGGTGCCGGGCAAGAACCGGGTCCCGGGGGCGGTCGGCCGCGCCGCCGCCCCGGCCGGAAACGCGCAGGCCGGGGCCGGTCCCGCCCAGGGCGGGGCCGCGCCGCAGGGGCACGCGCCGGGCCAGGCCGCGCAGGGTCGGCAGGCGCCCGGCGGGCCGGCGCAGGACCGGCAGGGATACGGCCAGTCGGCCGACGTCGTACGCAGCCGTTTCGCGAGCCTCCAGCGCGGCGTCCACCGGGGACGCCACGAGGCACGCGGTGCAGGCACGTCAGGTGAGGCGCCGTCACAGGGTGACGGCGAGACAGGAGGCACCCGGTGA
- a CDS encoding roadblock/LC7 domain-containing protein, translating to MSGQDLNWLVTNFADRVPKVAHAVVVSSDGLPMAYSSGFPPERADQLSAIASGLMSLTQGAAKIFDAGGVNQTVVEMDRGLLFVMSITNGSVFAVLAAPDCDLGLVAYEMTLLVERVGRVLTPALRAQEQQGQQGQPPYSGPPVTEMGAGPARY from the coding sequence GTGAGCGGGCAGGATCTCAACTGGTTGGTGACGAACTTCGCGGACCGTGTCCCGAAAGTCGCGCACGCCGTCGTGGTCTCCTCGGACGGACTGCCGATGGCGTACTCGTCGGGCTTCCCGCCCGAGCGCGCGGACCAGCTGTCGGCGATCGCCTCGGGGTTGATGAGCCTGACGCAGGGCGCGGCGAAGATCTTCGACGCGGGCGGGGTGAACCAGACCGTCGTCGAGATGGACCGCGGTCTGCTGTTCGTGATGTCCATCACGAACGGGTCGGTGTTCGCCGTGCTCGCCGCGCCGGACTGCGACCTGGGGCTGGTCGCCTACGAGATGACGCTGCTGGTGGAGCGCGTGGGACGGGTGCTGACGCCCGCGCTGCGCGCCCAGGAGCAGCAGGGGCAGCAGGGGCAGCCCCCGTACTCGGGACCTCCGGTGACGGAGATGGGCGCCGGGCCCGCCCGGTATTGA
- a CDS encoding DUF742 domain-containing protein, whose product MDRGSFGGSPGVPGRWQGDHGRGPAPGRPPERPESEAGSSLVRPYAVTGGRTKPRYDLAIEALVTAAPYPPRDVAVLTPEYRAIMDLCRSARSVAEVSALLRLPLGVARVLVADMAAEGLLRLHQSRPATTAGGQPDLRLLERVLSGLRKL is encoded by the coding sequence ATGGATCGAGGCAGCTTCGGAGGCAGTCCCGGGGTCCCCGGGCGCTGGCAGGGTGACCACGGCCGGGGACCGGCTCCGGGCCGTCCCCCCGAACGGCCCGAGAGCGAGGCCGGCAGCTCGCTGGTGCGCCCGTACGCGGTGACGGGCGGGCGGACCAAGCCGCGCTACGACCTGGCCATCGAGGCGCTGGTCACCGCCGCGCCGTATCCGCCGCGGGACGTGGCCGTGCTGACCCCGGAGTACCGGGCGATCATGGACCTGTGCCGCTCGGCCCGCTCCGTGGCCGAGGTCTCGGCCCTCCTGCGCCTGCCGCTCGGCGTGGCGCGGGTGCTCGTCGCCGACATGGCCGCCGAAGGGCTGCTGCGGCTGCACCAGTCCCGGCCCGCCACGACCGCCGGCGGTCAGCCGGACCTCCGCTTGCTAGAAAGGGTGCTCAGTGGCCTTCGGAAGCTCTGA
- a CDS encoding GTP-binding protein has translation MTSVKIVVGGGFGVGKTTFVGSVSEIMPLTTEAVMTAASADVDDLSAVPDKTTTTVAMDFGRVSLDSELILYLFGTPGQHRFWFMWDDLVRGAIGAVVLVDTRRLEDCFAAVDYFEELGLPFVVGVNGFHGEFQYAIEDIREALSISAHVPIVQCDARSRESTKQVLITLVQHAMSMHSAPAAGASAPPAASGGQVGTASPSWT, from the coding sequence CTGACCTCGGTCAAGATCGTCGTCGGCGGCGGGTTCGGTGTCGGCAAGACCACCTTCGTCGGGTCGGTCTCGGAGATCATGCCGCTCACCACCGAGGCGGTGATGACCGCGGCCAGCGCCGACGTGGACGACCTGTCGGCCGTCCCCGACAAGACGACCACGACGGTCGCGATGGACTTCGGGCGCGTGTCGCTCGACAGCGAGCTGATCCTCTACCTGTTCGGCACGCCCGGACAGCACCGCTTCTGGTTCATGTGGGACGACCTGGTGCGCGGCGCGATCGGCGCCGTCGTGCTGGTCGACACCCGCAGGCTGGAGGACTGCTTCGCGGCGGTGGACTACTTCGAGGAGCTGGGCCTGCCGTTCGTGGTGGGCGTCAACGGGTTCCACGGCGAGTTCCAGTACGCCATCGAGGACATCCGCGAAGCCCTGTCGATCAGCGCGCACGTGCCGATCGTCCAGTGCGACGCGCGCAGCCGCGAGTCCACCAAGCAGGTGCTGATCACGCTGGTCCAGCACGCGATGTCGATGCACTCGGCGCCCGCCGCGGGCGCCTCCGCGCCGCCGGCCGCGTCCGGCGGCCAGGTGGGCACCGCGTCGCCGAGCTGGACCTGA
- a CDS encoding SGNH/GDSL hydrolase family protein, with the protein MSELERVQSYVAIGDSFTEGLNDPYPGEEDRFRGWADRLAEMLAERNPGLRYANLAVRGKTLRQIVDDQVPRAVELAPDLITMCAGGNDMIRPGADPDALAVVFDDAVRRLRATGARVVIFTGFDTRGLRSGGRIRGKAATYNMHLRAIADRRGCTVVDLWPLRVFDDPRAWYEDRLHLSSEGHRRMALCVAETIGLPVEEDWRAPWPPMERPDWLTLRREDVRWARMYLLPWIGRRATGRSTGDGRSPKLPVLASWSGEPGRWSPVSQSPETAGHGSAASTG; encoded by the coding sequence ATGAGCGAATTGGAGCGAGTTCAGTCATACGTGGCCATCGGCGACAGCTTCACCGAGGGACTCAACGACCCCTACCCCGGTGAGGAGGACCGGTTCCGCGGCTGGGCCGACCGGCTGGCGGAGATGCTCGCCGAGCGGAACCCGGGTCTGCGCTACGCCAACCTCGCGGTACGCGGCAAGACCCTGCGGCAGATCGTGGACGACCAGGTCCCCCGCGCCGTCGAACTCGCCCCAGACCTGATCACGATGTGCGCGGGCGGCAACGACATGATCCGCCCGGGGGCGGACCCGGACGCGCTCGCGGTGGTGTTCGACGACGCCGTCCGCCGCCTGCGCGCCACCGGCGCCCGCGTCGTCATCTTCACCGGCTTCGACACGCGCGGGCTGCGCAGCGGCGGCCGCATCCGGGGCAAGGCCGCCACCTACAACATGCATCTGCGCGCCATCGCCGACCGGCGCGGCTGCACCGTCGTCGACCTGTGGCCGCTGCGCGTCTTCGACGACCCCCGCGCGTGGTACGAGGACCGCCTCCACCTGTCGTCCGAGGGGCACCGCCGCATGGCCCTGTGCGTCGCCGAGACCATCGGCCTGCCCGTCGAGGAGGACTGGCGCGCGCCGTGGCCGCCGATGGAGCGCCCCGACTGGCTCACCTTGCGCCGCGAGGACGTCCGCTGGGCCCGCATGTACCTCCTGCCGTGGATCGGCCGCCGCGCCACCGGCCGCTCCACGGGCGACGGCCGCAGCCCCAAGCTGCCCGTCCTGGCCTCCTGGAGCGGCGAGCCCGGCCGGTGGTCGCCCGTGTCGCAGAGCCCGGAGACCGCCGGCCACGGCTCCGCGGCGAGCACCGGCTGA